In Lagenorhynchus albirostris chromosome 14, mLagAlb1.1, whole genome shotgun sequence, one DNA window encodes the following:
- the LOC132532243 gene encoding guanine nucleotide exchange factor subunit RIC1-like, with product MRVTLPPIPPIRPSIHPPIRPFIRLHNHLLSIYLFFIPPIHSSAPPTHSLSTFPSIHPSTHPSIHPSIHPSIHPSIHPSIHPSIHPSIHPSIHPSIHPPIHPSIPIHPSIHPSIHPSIHPSIHPSIHPSTHPSIHPSIHPPIHPSIHPSIHPPIHPPIHPSIHPSIHPSIHPSIHPPIHPSIHPSTHPSIHPSIHPSTHPSIHPSIHPSIHPSSTHPSIHPSIHPSIHPPIHPSIHPSIHPPTHPPIHPSTHPSIHPP from the exons ATGAGAG TTACCCTtccacccatcccacccatccgtccatccatccatccacccatccgtccATTCATCCGTCTACACAACCATCTGCTGTCCATCTACCTTTTCTTCAttccacccatccactcatctGCCCCCCCCACTCATTCTCTATCCacctttccatccatccatccatccacccatccatccatccatccatccatccacccatccatccacccatccatccatccatccatccacccatccatccatccatccatccatccatccatccacccatccatccatccacccatccatccatccatcc ccatccatccatccatccatccatccatccacccatccatccatccatccatccatccatccatccatccatccacccatccatccatccatccatccatccatccacccatccatccatccatccatccatccatccatccacccatccatccacccatccatccatccatccatccatccatccatccatccatccacccatccatccatccacccatccatccatccatccatccatccacccatccatccatccatccatccatccatccatccacccatccatccatccatccatccatccatccatccatccacccat catccacccatccatccatccatccatccatccatccatccatccatccacccatccatccatccatccatccatccatccatccacccacccatccacccatccacccatccacccatccatccatccatccaccc